A stretch of Endozoicomonas sp. SCSIO W0465 DNA encodes these proteins:
- a CDS encoding IS1595 family transposase, producing the protein MQSELFQNFIDSISTLTSEQRDILNNSLLSTQIEVTEVVETTDSEPVYSESIPNNDNATPDVEKSILAQFAENPRCPKCKSHSVGRWGIRNGRQRYHCKTCDSTFNAFSGTPLARLRHPEKWNKYLAGMTHSMVLRPAAAENAIDLKTAFRWRHRFLEVINNDQAEELCGITELDETFFRESFKGQREGLPRPTRKRGNDPNKARKVPVMVARDRNRNTVDGVLENESANELCRHLNGRISIQATVCADAHLAHEKLADKLGFVFKELVTSAGQHVVEGIYHIQTVNSYHSHLKRWIGGVFQGVATRYLPHYLAWRRELTAAKKLTVGRLISRITEHWCFQPLTVT; encoded by the coding sequence ATGCAATCTGAACTCTTCCAGAATTTTATTGATTCCATTTCAACATTAACCAGTGAACAGCGAGACATTCTTAACAACTCGCTCCTTAGTACTCAAATAGAGGTTACCGAGGTAGTAGAAACCACTGACTCTGAACCTGTTTACAGTGAATCTATACCCAATAACGATAATGCAACACCTGACGTAGAAAAGAGCATACTTGCCCAATTTGCCGAAAACCCCAGGTGCCCCAAATGCAAAAGCCATAGCGTTGGTCGCTGGGGCATACGAAATGGCCGACAGCGCTACCACTGCAAGACTTGCGACTCAACGTTTAACGCCTTTAGTGGAACGCCTTTGGCAAGGCTCAGGCACCCTGAAAAATGGAACAAGTACCTCGCAGGTATGACTCACTCTATGGTCTTGCGACCAGCTGCTGCTGAGAATGCCATTGACTTGAAAACTGCGTTCCGCTGGCGTCACCGCTTTCTTGAAGTGATTAATAATGATCAAGCAGAAGAGCTTTGTGGCATTACTGAGCTTGATGAAACATTTTTCCGTGAATCCTTCAAAGGGCAAAGAGAAGGCCTTCCACGGCCAACCCGAAAGCGGGGTAATGATCCCAACAAAGCCCGAAAAGTCCCGGTAATGGTGGCTCGGGACCGTAATCGAAATACCGTTGACGGTGTATTAGAAAACGAAAGTGCTAATGAATTGTGCAGGCATTTAAATGGCCGCATATCGATACAGGCCACGGTCTGTGCGGATGCACACCTCGCTCACGAAAAACTTGCTGACAAGCTTGGATTTGTCTTCAAGGAGCTGGTGACATCAGCAGGTCAACATGTTGTTGAAGGCATCTACCACATCCAGACTGTAAATTCTTATCACAGTCATTTAAAACGCTGGATTGGCGGCGTATTCCAAGGGGTTGCAACTCGTTACCTTCCCCATTATCTGGCCTGGAGGCGAGAACTGACGGCAGCAAAAAAATTAACTGTTGGCCGGTTGATCAGCAGAATTACTGAACATTGGTGCTTCCAACCATTAACGGTAACTTAG